A single Arcanobacterium canis DNA region contains:
- the cysS gene encoding cysteine--tRNA ligase yields MTLKIYDSPARTLRDFHPLIDGKVGIYLCGATVQGSPHIGHMRSAVAFDVLRRWLMRRGYEVTLIRNVTDIDDKILNKSSEAGCSWWAWAYTFEQEFNAAYDALGIIRPTYEPHATAHIPEQIALIERLIERGHAYATDAGNVYFDVSSQPDYGSLTNQRVGDLAIDESESEPDKRNPHDFALWKRAKESEPDTAKWETRWGLGRPGWHLECSAMSGKYLGESFDIHAGGIDLRFPHHENEQAQSHGAGYGFAQYWMHNAWVTIDGEKMSKSLGNSLTVANILKEYPAVLVRFALGTVHYRSTVAYSDKTLHEAGAVWDRLKGFVERAASAVGEIPAEELMLLPGDLPEEFVLAMDDDINVSAALAVIHEHVKRGNSALAEGQQATVRIEQLLVRSMLDVLGLDPLSPQWRSGSSEGSAVMNALDTLVKDVLDKRAKARADKDWATADAMRDLLAGAGISVADSADGATWKLGE; encoded by the coding sequence GTGACGCTAAAGATTTATGATTCGCCGGCTCGGACACTACGAGATTTTCATCCCCTTATTGACGGGAAAGTGGGGATCTATTTGTGTGGTGCCACGGTCCAGGGTTCGCCCCATATCGGCCATATGAGGAGCGCTGTCGCGTTCGACGTATTGCGACGGTGGCTGATGCGCCGTGGATACGAGGTCACGCTTATTCGTAACGTCACCGATATTGATGACAAAATCCTGAACAAGAGTTCTGAGGCTGGGTGTTCCTGGTGGGCGTGGGCTTATACATTCGAACAAGAATTCAATGCTGCCTACGATGCTTTGGGTATCATCCGTCCGACCTATGAACCTCATGCCACGGCACATATTCCTGAACAGATCGCTCTCATCGAGCGATTGATTGAGCGTGGCCACGCGTATGCCACTGACGCGGGGAATGTGTATTTCGATGTCAGTTCACAGCCGGACTACGGTTCACTCACCAATCAACGGGTGGGTGATCTGGCGATTGATGAATCCGAGAGCGAGCCAGACAAACGCAACCCCCACGATTTTGCACTGTGGAAACGTGCCAAAGAGTCAGAACCTGATACGGCGAAATGGGAAACCCGATGGGGCCTTGGGCGTCCGGGATGGCACTTAGAGTGTTCGGCCATGAGTGGGAAGTACCTGGGCGAGAGCTTCGATATCCACGCAGGCGGGATCGACCTCCGTTTCCCTCACCATGAAAACGAACAGGCGCAGAGCCATGGTGCTGGGTATGGCTTTGCTCAATATTGGATGCATAACGCGTGGGTGACCATCGATGGCGAGAAGATGAGCAAGTCACTGGGTAACTCGCTCACGGTGGCGAACATTCTCAAAGAGTATCCGGCTGTCTTGGTTCGATTCGCTCTGGGAACAGTTCACTACCGCTCCACCGTTGCGTATTCGGACAAGACGCTGCATGAAGCAGGAGCGGTATGGGATCGCCTGAAAGGTTTCGTTGAACGTGCGGCGAGCGCAGTGGGTGAAATTCCTGCTGAAGAATTGATGCTTCTTCCAGGAGATCTTCCGGAAGAATTCGTCCTTGCGATGGATGATGACATCAATGTATCGGCTGCGCTCGCGGTCATTCATGAACACGTGAAGCGAGGGAACTCGGCACTTGCTGAAGGCCAGCAAGCAACAGTTCGCATAGAACAGTTGCTTGTTCGTTCGATGCTTGATGTCCTCGGACTTGATCCTCTTTCTCCCCAGTGGCGAAGTGGATCGAGTGAAGGGTCAGCGGTGATGAACGCGCTGGACACACTGGTAAAGGACGTTCTTGATAAGCGTGCGAAGGCACGTGCAGATAAAGATTGGGCCACGGCAGATGCGATGCGTGATCTGCTTGCGGGCGCAGGTATTTCGGTTGCAGATTCGGCGGATGGCGCCACCTGGAAGTTGGGAGAATAA
- a CDS encoding uracil-xanthine permease family protein yields MSFGWKLHGNGISIAPGEVVLPNERLSWPITIGIGAQHVVAMFGATFLVPLLTGFDPATTLFFTGVGTLLFIGITQGRLPSYLGSSFALLAPIGAVTGYVANGGAPLDSHKAALASGGIIAVGLTLAAIGVIVHFAGASWIDRLMPPVVTGAIVSLIGFNLAPAAWNNVKAAPVTATATIVAILLVTVLFKGIVGRLSILIGVAIGYVVAVFQGEVDFSAISHAPLIGFPRFHAPAFDFTLLGLFIPVVLVLIAENVGHVKSVSAMTGQNLDDVTGRALFADGISTALAGSGGGSGTTTYAENIGVMAATRVYSTVAYVVAALFALTLSMLPKFGVLIATIPPGVLGGAATVLYGMIGMLGIRIWVQNRVDFSDPVNLNTAAVAMVLAIANYTLVVNGMVFEGIAMGSFSAIIIYHLMRAISRWRGTSIESATPASAPAGSELEGDAPHINPKHPRASALPMTQAQ; encoded by the coding sequence ATGAGTTTCGGCTGGAAACTTCACGGTAATGGCATTTCTATTGCTCCCGGGGAGGTGGTGTTGCCGAACGAGCGTCTGAGTTGGCCGATCACAATCGGCATCGGCGCCCAGCACGTGGTTGCAATGTTTGGCGCAACGTTCCTCGTTCCTCTATTGACTGGATTTGATCCGGCAACAACGCTTTTCTTTACAGGCGTTGGAACGTTACTTTTTATTGGTATTACTCAAGGGCGGCTCCCAAGTTATTTGGGGTCGTCCTTCGCTTTACTTGCCCCAATTGGAGCGGTGACAGGTTACGTGGCAAACGGTGGGGCGCCGCTCGACTCTCACAAAGCCGCGCTTGCTTCGGGAGGGATCATCGCGGTCGGCCTGACGCTGGCGGCAATCGGTGTGATCGTCCACTTTGCGGGTGCCAGCTGGATTGATCGTCTTATGCCACCGGTGGTGACAGGGGCAATCGTCTCGCTTATCGGCTTCAATCTCGCTCCTGCAGCGTGGAATAATGTGAAAGCTGCGCCGGTCACGGCAACGGCAACAATCGTCGCGATCCTCCTCGTCACTGTGTTGTTCAAAGGAATCGTTGGCCGCTTGTCGATCCTTATTGGTGTAGCAATTGGCTACGTCGTGGCAGTGTTCCAGGGCGAAGTCGATTTCTCCGCGATCTCACACGCGCCACTTATCGGCTTTCCGCGCTTCCACGCACCGGCTTTTGACTTCACCTTGCTTGGGTTGTTTATTCCGGTGGTTCTCGTCCTGATTGCGGAAAATGTTGGCCATGTGAAGTCTGTGTCTGCAATGACCGGTCAGAATCTCGACGACGTGACTGGGCGTGCGCTCTTCGCCGACGGTATTTCTACAGCACTTGCAGGTAGCGGTGGTGGTTCAGGCACGACAACGTACGCTGAGAATATCGGCGTGATGGCAGCAACGCGCGTGTATTCGACGGTGGCGTACGTGGTTGCTGCGCTTTTCGCACTCACCTTGTCGATGCTTCCGAAGTTCGGCGTGCTCATCGCTACGATTCCTCCGGGTGTTCTCGGCGGCGCTGCGACGGTGCTCTACGGCATGATCGGTATGCTCGGTATTCGTATCTGGGTCCAGAATCGAGTGGATTTCTCTGACCCGGTGAACCTCAATACGGCGGCCGTGGCAATGGTTCTGGCAATCGCCAACTACACGCTGGTTGTCAATGGAATGGTTTTCGAAGGTATCGCCATGGGGTCATTCTCCGCGATTATCATCTACCACCTCATGCGAGCGATCTCGCGCTGGCGTGGCACGTCGATCGAGAGCGCTACTCCGGCGTCGGCGCCTGCAGGTAGTGAGCTGGAAGGCGACGCGCCGCATATTAACCCGAAGCATCCGCGTGCTTCTGCGCTTCCGATGACGCAGGCCCAGTAG
- a CDS encoding LytR C-terminal domain-containing protein — translation MNVETNAREQYRQHLQRRQTVVFGSIIATMMGLFLLATVFWTGLIPFPFDPGFSAPAKPVSVPCPTSDKPVDPKTITAQVYNSTRRAGLAAKVAQALKTAGVSVTDATNWSGSTLKPSATIFAGASGIDAAYTLRAYFPGSTVSFDSTQANDTVYVVMGSTQEDMVKKPTAEQFAAAMQPIEGCQAVQSQSADK, via the coding sequence GTGAACGTCGAAACCAATGCCCGTGAACAATACCGGCAACATCTTCAACGCCGGCAGACTGTCGTGTTTGGCTCCATCATTGCCACGATGATGGGACTCTTTCTTCTGGCTACCGTGTTCTGGACTGGCCTGATCCCATTCCCATTCGATCCCGGCTTCTCAGCCCCAGCCAAGCCAGTATCCGTTCCGTGCCCGACTTCCGATAAGCCAGTTGATCCGAAGACGATTACCGCACAGGTATACAATTCAACGAGACGTGCTGGCCTGGCAGCCAAAGTTGCCCAAGCACTAAAAACTGCCGGAGTATCGGTCACTGACGCCACCAATTGGTCTGGCTCAACACTTAAACCATCTGCCACAATATTTGCAGGAGCAAGCGGAATCGATGCAGCTTACACGCTGCGTGCGTATTTCCCCGGCTCAACTGTGTCCTTCGATTCCACTCAGGCAAACGACACAGTCTACGTCGTCATGGGCTCGACACAAGAGGACATGGTGAAAAAGCCCACCGCTGAACAATTTGCTGCCGCAATGCAACCCATCGAAGGCTGCCAAGCAGTTCAGAGCCAGAGCGCGGATAAGTAG
- a CDS encoding ASCH domain-containing protein produces MSQIIEPTEENLDAFWTNAVTHLRFEPVAGVTGQDDIAALRPPAFAFGSTAEQANEAAILVLSGKKRATVSYKPEYEAEEVPLPRAGEFTIMVDGAGIPRALLSNERVDVLPFREVGQDIAQAEGQSDLAQWQEIHRDFFTAVAAMLGHDFSESDEIVAEIFTVAYRAE; encoded by the coding sequence ATGAGCCAGATAATCGAACCAACCGAAGAGAATCTTGACGCTTTTTGGACGAACGCCGTCACGCATCTTCGTTTTGAACCAGTTGCCGGTGTCACGGGACAGGACGATATCGCTGCTCTGAGGCCGCCTGCATTTGCTTTTGGAAGCACAGCCGAGCAGGCGAATGAAGCAGCAATCCTCGTTCTGTCTGGTAAGAAGCGCGCAACAGTGAGCTACAAGCCAGAATATGAAGCCGAGGAGGTTCCGCTCCCTCGCGCCGGTGAGTTCACCATCATGGTTGACGGTGCAGGAATTCCTCGGGCTCTTTTGTCGAATGAACGCGTTGATGTTCTTCCCTTCCGTGAAGTTGGTCAGGATATTGCTCAGGCTGAAGGTCAGTCAGATCTTGCGCAGTGGCAAGAAATTCATCGCGATTTCTTTACCGCTGTGGCAGCAATGCTTGGGCATGACTTCTCGGAGTCAGACGAAATCGTCGCGGAGATCTTTACTGTGGCTTATCGGGCAGAATGA
- the rlmB gene encoding 23S rRNA (guanosine(2251)-2'-O)-methyltransferase RlmB translates to MAGQGRGRPGAIRKGAKKGSRGVGSGGQRRRGLEGKGPTPKAEDRTYHAAYKRKKEAEARAKRAAGPKLRGFLHTPEGYELICGRNPVAEAVASGVPFERVFIVSSMSNDPRVTEVAQAAMERGIALVDVSRTELDKMTDGQVNQGIAIEVPEHEYADLEDLVDRAADFGRPGLIVALDSITDPHNLGAVLRSASAFHADGVVITERRSARVNATAWKVSAGAAARVPVARVTNLVRALEDLKAQGYFVVGLAGGGEESISTLSLADVPLVLVTGSEGAGISRLVRETCDVIAQIPIASEMESLNASVATGIALYQIDQLRSK, encoded by the coding sequence ATGGCTGGTCAGGGTAGAGGGCGTCCAGGCGCTATTCGCAAAGGAGCAAAGAAGGGATCGCGCGGAGTTGGTTCCGGTGGTCAGCGTCGTCGGGGGCTCGAAGGTAAAGGGCCGACGCCGAAGGCCGAGGATCGTACCTATCATGCTGCCTACAAAAGGAAGAAAGAGGCGGAGGCTCGCGCCAAGCGTGCAGCTGGCCCGAAACTTCGAGGGTTCCTTCATACGCCGGAAGGATATGAGCTGATTTGCGGACGTAACCCCGTGGCAGAGGCTGTTGCCAGCGGTGTGCCGTTCGAGCGTGTATTCATTGTTTCTTCGATGTCAAATGATCCTCGTGTGACAGAAGTTGCCCAGGCAGCAATGGAACGTGGAATCGCACTTGTTGATGTTTCGCGAACGGAACTTGACAAGATGACTGATGGGCAAGTGAATCAGGGCATTGCGATTGAAGTTCCTGAGCATGAATATGCCGATCTTGAGGATTTGGTTGACCGGGCAGCTGATTTTGGCCGTCCAGGATTGATTGTTGCTCTCGATTCGATCACAGATCCACACAATCTCGGTGCAGTCTTGAGGTCTGCCTCCGCTTTCCATGCTGACGGCGTCGTGATTACTGAGCGTCGCAGTGCGCGTGTCAACGCCACTGCATGGAAGGTGAGTGCAGGCGCTGCAGCACGCGTGCCCGTTGCGCGAGTAACGAATCTCGTCCGCGCATTGGAGGATCTCAAAGCACAAGGCTATTTTGTTGTCGGTCTTGCTGGCGGCGGGGAAGAGAGCATTTCTACTCTGTCGCTTGCCGATGTCCCATTGGTGCTTGTGACCGGCTCTGAAGGCGCAGGGATTTCTCGTCTTGTCCGCGAAACATGTGACGTGATTGCTCAAATTCCGATCGCTTCTGAGATGGAATCTCTTAATGCATCCGTTGCCACTGGTATCGCGCTTTACCAGATCGATCAGCTACGCTCAAAGTAG